A genomic region of Gallus gallus isolate bGalGal1 chromosome 19, bGalGal1.mat.broiler.GRCg7b, whole genome shotgun sequence contains the following coding sequences:
- the UPK3BL gene encoding uroplakin-3b-like protein 1, whose translation MRPLLLLLLATAHGLDKLSYKPTLVGGNVEGRMTGSTFVLEQPRCVFDSYSTANIWLVVATREGMDAFNDSAQPGMPEWSFQRFPTNTSAYLTLGAMQYHYGCPKPDRELTVLRVGSETDCADNISVPNCNGPLPGPGPYWVKFLALNGSEPTATTEWSGPITLKTAREPQSIPGTGGARSGAMIAITAILSVLLAILLAALLATLCSSEACGVGSFRPDAASIRRYNTHHVYDQPAARL comes from the exons aTGCGCccgctgctgctcctgctgctggccacagCCCACGGCCTGG acaaGTTGTCCTACAAACCCACCCTGGTTGGTGGCAACGTGGAGGGCCGTATGACGGGCAGCACCTTCGTGCTGGAGCAGCCCCGCTGCGTCTTCGATAGTTACAGCACAGCCAACATCTGGCTGGTGGTGGCCACCCGTGAAG gcatggATGCTTTCAATGACAGCGCACAGCCGGGGATGCCCGAGTGGAGCTTCCAGCGCTTCCCTACCAACACGTCAGCCTACCTGACGCTGGGTGCCATGCAGTACCACTACGGCTGCCCTAAACCCGATAGGGAGCTCACTGTGCTGCGCGTGGGCAGCGAGACCGACTGTGCTGACAACATCTCTGTACCCAACTGCAATGGGCCCCTGCCCGGCCCCGGGCCCTACTG GGTGAAGTTCCTCGCACTGAATGGCTCTGAGCCCACAGCCACCACGGAATGGTCGGGGCCCATCACACTGAAGACAG CCCGGGAGCCCCAGAGCATCCCCGGCACGGGCGGTGCCCGCAGCGGTGCCATGATCGCCATCACTGCCATCCTGTCGGTGCTGTTGGCCATCCTGCTGGCCGCCCTCCTGGCCACGCTGTGCAG CTCTGAGGCGTGCGGTGTGGGCAGCTTCAGGCCGGACGCGGCGTCCATCCGACGCTACAACACCCACCACGTGTACGACCAGCCGGCCGCGCGGCTCTGA
- the UPK3B gene encoding uroplakin-3b isoform X1 has translation MELLGVLLALAGMDAAAGLALLPYVPRVAPGAMPGKVTATTFVLERPRCIFDPFANASDAVWLAVAFADASAAFKNPTSSAEVPPYEGLPTARAYMTLQMAAAAYGCSAPGAAVLRVGGDTACHGRAPCNGPLPSPGPYRVKFLLMGCGGPKAETKWSDPILLRRARSLSTIDPTPARRSSTAVVIAAILASLGAALAMAVLGAVGTQLCVPLCRRGLGAHLPYRTHHVPPALPHTLPPACVCGCTPRPPGPCPTK, from the exons atggagctgctgggggtgctgctggcGCTGGCTGGGATGGACGCGGCTGCTGGCCTGG ccctgctgccctaCGTGCCCCGCGTGGCCCCCGGCGCCATGCCGGGGAAGGTGACGGCCACCACCTTCGTGCTGGAGAGACCCCGCTGCATCTTCGACCCCTTTGCCAACGCCTCCGATGCCGTCTGGCTGGCGGTGGCTTTTGCCGACG CTTCCGCCGCCTTCAAAAACCCCACATCCAGCGCCGAGGTGCCCCCATACGAGGGGCTGCCCACCGCCCGCGCCTACATGACACTGCAGATGGCGGCAGCCGCCTACGGATGCTCAGCTCCCGGTGCAGCCGTGCTGCGGGTCGGCGGGGACACGGCGTGCCACGGCCGGGCACCCTGCAATGGGCCGCTGCCCTCCCCGGGGCCCTACAG GGTGAAGTTCCTGCTGATGGGCTGCGGTGGCCCCAAAGCGGAGACGAAGTGGTCCGACCCCATCCTCCTGCGGAGAG CTCGCAGCCTGAGCACCATCGACCCCACACCCGCACGTCGCAGCAGCACCGCGGTCGTCATCGCCGCCATCCTGGCCAGCCTGGGTGCCGCGCTGGCCATGGccgtgctgggagctgtggg cacccagctgtgtgTCCCGCTGTGCCGCCGGGGTCTGGGCGCCCACCTGCCCTACAGGACCCACCACGTCCCTCCGGCCCTGCCCCACACGCTGCCCCCCGCCTGTGTCTGTGGCTGCACGCCGCGGCCCCCCGGCCCATGTCCCACCAAGTAA